Genomic segment of Saccharomycodes ludwigii strain NBRC 1722 chromosome VI, whole genome shotgun sequence:
AGAGAATTCAGAATCAGCTTCAATTGGTGGTGGTGGAACGTCAAAAGATCTTCTCCAGGTGGTAAATTTCTCTTCACCGTATTTGGCTAAAGTGGCAGCCTTGTCCTTACCTTGTAAAGCACCGTAGTGTCTTTCGTTCAATCTCCAAGATCTCTTAACTGGGATCCATAATCTATCAGTTTGAGCCAAAGCAATGTTAGCAGTGTTGATAGCTCTAGATAACTTAGAAGTAAACAAGATATCTGGGTGGACgttcttttctttcaacAATTCACCAGCTCTCTTGGCTTCTTGTTCACCCTTGGCACTCAATTTAACATCAACCCAACCGGTAAACAAGTTCTTTTCATTCCATTCACTTTGACCGTGTCTAACTAAAATTAACTTTGGcatttttactattttatatttttgattttttgtttgtgtttgttttgatttataagattttattatattaaaaaaaattaattattacaACTAATAGAAAAGTAAGAAATGAACAAACAATTAAATTACATTGTATAAACCAAGATgattatgaaaaataaaaataagaaaggaccttcttttatataccaaaaaaaaaaaaaaaaaaatgtatataaaaataatatgaaATAGAAAGAGTTAAACAAACAAGAAtggaatatatatttagttGAGTGGTTTTTGTCTTTCTTTCtatgcctttttttttttttttcaagttaaaaaaaatgaaattacTGCAAGTTAGAAGCCAAAATGgaagaaataaaacacACACGCAAAAGCAAATATGAAAATAGCTGATGGTCAAAAATCTTAAAGTATGCAATTTCAAttcccaaaaaaaattgtgtgacattttttttttttgttctttacGTTTATAATTTTGGAATCATCAAATCtattacaaaaaagttGTGTGCAGCTTTTCTACGCAATTAGTGGAATCTGTATTGAAAGCAACCTCTAAACcaattttccaaataaaCTTCctataaacaaattaaaacagaATTCGTTAAAAGTTTACTGGATGTTTGGCCAGCTGCTACTAATTTAACAATTAGTCTCGTTGATATCAAATCAGCTTTCCcttatttattctttccACTTCTCACCACCCCCCAtaatgaaatatatatatatatatataaaaacataaaggggtataattataacatatacatacatacatattAAATATCTTAAAACATCTCATTATAAACTCTCCCTACGTTGTCATTCAAATCCGTCGTTTGCATTGATCTACCATGTTCTTTGTAGGCTAGTTTTGAGCAATTTCTAACAACAGTACTGGCTACATAACAAGCTAGTAATCTATATTCATTATGATCTTTTAACAACTTGccatcattttcatcatctGCTTCAACTTTTATAGAGctgttattttcaattacATTACACCAAGATAATAATGTGGCCAAGACCCCTGTCAGTGTATCACCTTGACCACCGACTCTTTTCCAACTACCAGATTCATTATTGTGTAGTTCTGTAGTAGTGCCATCTTTGTGCAATAGTTTAATTCTATCAGTTTCCCCCTTTTCTAAAATTACCAAGTTGGagaattttttgtaaagaTCAGGATAGGTGGATAATAGTCTCTTCAATTCGATGATGTTTGGCGTTagaattgtatttttacttGAGTCATTCGATGACAATTTTGCACATAGTCGATCTCTGTATTCCAAATCGTTAGACAACAAGTACAATGCATCTGCGTCTAAAATCAACGGAATCATGTGATCAATACAATACTCGATAATTTCCACTACATTTCTATACATATTATCAAGTGTATTATCGGGAGTGTTGTCACGCCTTCCTAGTCCTGGACCTACTACTACACATTGCATTCTCTTGAttaattgaatatttttatcgTTTTCTTTATAATTCAAATATGGATGTACCATTAGATTGGGAGTATATCCCTTAATAACTTGTGCTGCATTGTATTCGCATAGGACATGTGTTAAATCACAGCCAAATAAAGCGGCTGCATGTGCTGAGAAGTATGGAGCACCTGTGTAGTCTAGACACCCTCCAACAACACATACCTTTCCCAATTGACCTTTGTAATAGTGAGGTTTCAATGGTGgaataattgtttttttggcTAATTTTATTAGCTGTAAATGGGATAATGAGGATAGAGGTTTACCAgacatttgttttttttttttcttttttccttgtttTAGAGTTTTTAGTTGTAAATTagttataataaaagagaaGAGAAGAGAAGAGaagagaagaaaagaaaagaaaagaaaagaaaagaaaacgCAAGTTTTCATTGATGTTAGTAATTGTTGCTTTATACAGCCATTGAACTAAATAAAGGGTGAGAATATGATGGCAAGGTAAGGATT
This window contains:
- the NNR2 gene encoding NADHX dehydratase (similar to Saccharomyces cerevisiae YKL151C | widely-conserved NADHX dehydratase), producing the protein MSGKPLSSLSHLQLIKLAKKTIIPPLKPHYYKGQLGKVCVVGGCLDYTGAPYFSAHAAALFGCDLTHVLCEYNAAQVIKGYTPNLMVHPYLNYKENDKNIQLIKRMQCVVVGPGLGRRDNTPDNTLDNMYRNVVEIIEYCIDHMIPLILDADALYLLSNDLEYRDRLCAKLSSNDSSKNTILTPNIIELKRLLSTYPDLYKKFSNLVILEKGETDRIKLLHKDGTTTELHNNESGSWKRVGGQGDTLTGVLATLLSWCNVIENNSSIKVEADDENDGKLLKDHNEYRLLACYVASTVVRNCSKLAYKEHGRSMQTTDLNDNVGRVYNEMF
- the GPM1 gene encoding phosphoglycerate mutase GPM1 (similar to Saccharomyces cerevisiae YKL152C | GPM1 | Glycerate PhosphoMutase); this encodes MPKLILVRHGQSEWNEKNLFTGWVDVKLSAKGEQEAKRAGELLKEKNVHPDILFTSKLSRAINTANIALAQTDRLWIPVKRSWRLNERHYGALQGKDKAATLAKYGEEKFTTWRRSFDVPPPPIEADSEFSQAGDARYGDVDPNVLPQTESLALVIDRMLPYWQDEIAAELLSGKTVMIAAHGNSLRALVKYLDGISDADIAKLNIPTGIPLVYELDNQLKPTKPSYYLDPEAAAAGAAAVANQGKK